The DNA segment ACGGATACCTTCCGTTTACGAATCGAGCAGGGGGCTTTGACGCTCGATCCCAATTGGGTGTCTCGCTATAATCCTTACAACACCGGACAAGCGAGAATGAAGAACCGACTTCACCTGTGGTTGCGAATGGCCGCGTCTTTTATACAACCAACACTGTTTTTTCCGCTACAGACGCCGCCTAACGCGGCACGCCCAAATCAGCGATTACCTTTGGCCCGATTGTGGGGTGTGCAGAGCATCTGGCAGTTCATGGCCGAACTTTCGCCGCCTTTGCTCCACGCGGAAACGTGGTCGGCATCCATTTCGTCGAACCGGTAAATCCGGCTCTTGTTCGCGTCATGACCCACCGCGCAGAGCCCGGACAGTTGGACTCGCCGCCAGCTCCGGCCGCTTGCGTCTGTTGAGCGTATGCGACGTGCTACCTTGTCATCGAACACCCGAACCGCCAACA comes from the Candidatus Amarolinea dominans genome and includes:
- a CDS encoding HNH endonuclease, which gives rise to LAVRVFDDKVARRIRSTDASGRSWRRVQLSGLCAVGHDANKSRIYRFDEMDADHVSAWSKGGESSAMNCQMLCTPHNRAKGNR